One genomic region from Candidatus Thermoplasmatota archaeon encodes:
- a CDS encoding DNA-binding protein — protein MDDDLESIRRKKLLELQQQQQQMLAQEELEEAQQKELSEQKKMILRAILTTEARERLGRIRAARPEIAENIEHQLILLAQSGRLKSKINDEQLRELLSRAIPKKRDIKIHKRGI, from the coding sequence ATGGATGATGATCTGGAAAGTATCAGACGTAAAAAACTCCTTGAACTTCAGCAACAACAGCAACAAATGCTTGCTCAGGAAGAACTTGAAGAGGCTCAACAAAAAGAACTCAGCGAACAGAAGAAAATGATCCTTCGTGCAATCTTAACAACTGAGGCGCGTGAACGACTTGGTAGAATTCGAGCAGCGCGACCTGAAATCGCCGAAAACATTGAACATCAGTTGATCCTGCTTGCCCAGTCAGGCAGACTCAAAAGTAAAATAAATGATGAACAGTTACGGGAGTTACTCTCCAGAGCAATCCCGAAAAAACGGGATATAAAAATTCATAAAAGAGGAATATAA
- a CDS encoding 50S ribosomal protein L39e codes for MSTHKSLGKKLRLGRATKSNRRVPAWVMIRTNRRFTRHPKMRNWRRNKLKIG; via the coding sequence ATGTCAACGCATAAATCATTAGGAAAAAAACTACGGTTAGGACGGGCGACAAAAAGTAATCGTCGGGTACCAGCATGGGTAATGATTCGAACAAATCGGCGATTTACTCGTCATCCAAAAATGCGGAACTGGCGACGGAATAAACTCAAAATAGGATGA